One Nicotiana sylvestris chromosome 12, ASM39365v2, whole genome shotgun sequence genomic window carries:
- the LOC104235027 gene encoding rac-like GTP-binding protein 5: protein MSGSRFIKCVTVGDGAVGKTCLLISYTSNTFPTDYVPTVFDNFSANVVVDGSTINLGLWDTAGQEDYNRLRPLSYRGADVFILAFSLISKASHENVFKKWISELRHYAPGVPIILVGTKLDLREDKQFFLDHPGAVPITTAQGEELRKSIGAAAYIECSAKTQQNVKAVFDAAIKVVLQPPKQKKKKKRKGQKACSIL, encoded by the exons ATGAGCGGGTCTCGGTTCATAAAGTGTGTGACCGTCGGCGACGGAGCAGTGGGTAAAACTTGTCTACTCATTTCCTATACCAGCAATACTTTCCCCACt GATTATGTCCCAACTGTATTTGACAATTTTAGTGCAAATGTGGTTGTGGATGGAAGCACTATTAATCTGGGTTTGTGGGATACTGCAG GCCAGGAGGATTACAATAGATTAAGACCCTTGAGCTATCGTGGGGCGGATGTATTTATACTAGCATTTTCTCTCATCAGCAAGGCCAGCCACGAAAATGTCTTCAAAAAG TGGATTTCTGAATTGAGGCATTATGCCCCTGGAGTTCCAATCATTCTTGTTGGAACAAAGCTAG ATCTTCGAGAGGACAAGCAATTCTTTTTAGACCATCCTGGTGCAGTACCTATTACCACGGCTCAG GGTGAAGAGCTGAGAAAGTCGATTGGTGCTGCAGCTTACATAGAATGTAGTGCAAAAACACAGCAG AATGTAAAGGCTGTTTTTGATGCGGCTATTAAGGTGGTATTACAACCACCCAagcagaagaagaaaaagaagagaaagggTCAGAAAGCCTGCTCTATCTTGTGA